A window from Actinomycetospora corticicola encodes these proteins:
- a CDS encoding PLAT/LH2 domain-containing protein: MIYRVEVHTGDVEGAGTDGDVWLWIDGNRGRSGWQSLDNDRDNFERNQTDVFELQLSDLGALTAAFVYFRPSGAKSDWFLSWANVGTLSLTHEDWVTTEGWFKLDRLGTIEQP; the protein is encoded by the coding sequence GTGATCTACAGGGTGGAGGTACACACCGGGGACGTCGAAGGTGCCGGTACAGACGGAGACGTCTGGTTGTGGATCGACGGGAACCGCGGTCGGTCGGGATGGCAGTCACTGGACAACGACCGCGACAATTTCGAACGAAACCAGACAGATGTCTTCGAATTGCAGCTGTCGGACCTCGGCGCTCTGACGGCGGCGTTTGTGTACTTCCGGCCCTCGGGTGCCAAATCTGATTGGTTCCTCAGCTGGGCGAACGTGGGGACCCTGAGCTTAACGCACGAAGACTGGGTTACTACGGAAGGATGGTTCAAGCTCGACCGGCTGGGCACTATCGAACAGCCCTAG